From the genome of Streptomyces sp. NBC_01341, one region includes:
- a CDS encoding alpha/beta fold hydrolase: MIPYEEIRVPVAGGEMAALRWPARDPGAAPVIVALHGITANALSWAAVARHLDGRATLIAPDLRGRAASAGLPGPYGIAAHAEDTAALAAWLGLDGVVLAGHSMGAFVAALASVRHPEHFGELVLVDGGFGFPAPTHLSADELMTAVIGPAMDRLSMTFTDRDAYRSFWRAHPAFGGDAWSPEVDAYIQRDLTGEEPVMRSSCLLEAVRTDGVGLFQDEVLKAAHELPHPAVLVWAERGLMNEEQGLYDESRLAKAGQPGTGVRAVRVDGVNHYTVLTGDRGADEVARSLLEAAR; encoded by the coding sequence ATGATCCCGTACGAGGAGATACGCGTCCCTGTGGCGGGAGGCGAGATGGCCGCGCTGCGCTGGCCCGCCCGTGACCCGGGAGCCGCTCCCGTGATCGTGGCTCTGCACGGCATCACGGCCAACGCGCTCTCGTGGGCCGCGGTCGCCCGTCACCTGGACGGCCGGGCCACCCTGATCGCCCCGGACCTGCGCGGCCGGGCCGCCAGTGCGGGGCTGCCCGGCCCGTACGGCATCGCCGCGCACGCGGAGGACACCGCCGCCCTCGCCGCATGGCTGGGGCTCGACGGGGTGGTGCTGGCCGGCCATTCGATGGGCGCCTTCGTGGCGGCGCTCGCCTCCGTGCGCCATCCGGAACACTTCGGTGAACTGGTGCTCGTCGACGGCGGGTTCGGCTTCCCGGCACCGACCCACCTCTCGGCCGACGAGCTGATGACGGCGGTGATAGGCCCGGCCATGGACCGACTGTCGATGACGTTCACCGACCGGGACGCCTACCGGTCGTTCTGGCGGGCCCACCCCGCGTTCGGCGGCGACGCGTGGTCGCCGGAGGTGGACGCCTACATCCAGCGGGACCTGACGGGCGAGGAGCCCGTGATGCGCTCCAGCTGCCTCCTGGAGGCCGTGCGCACGGACGGAGTGGGCCTGTTCCAGGACGAGGTGCTCAAGGCCGCACACGAACTCCCGCACCCGGCGGTGCTGGTGTGGGCGGAGCGCGGCCTGATGAACGAGGAGCAGGGGCTGTACGACGAGTCCCGGCTCGCGAAGGCGGGGCAGCCCGGCACGGGCGTCCGGGCGGTACGCGTCGACGGGGTCAACCACTACACCGTGCTGACGGGCGACAGGGGGGCCGACGAGGTCGCCCGGTCGCTGCTGGAGGCGGCACGCTGA
- a CDS encoding branched-chain amino acid ABC transporter permease translates to MSTATTPAPAPAAVTTAPEPPRTRLLRWWPAGVLVLLAVAPYSALPVPGLLDGPVGSPGSLQLLATCLLFGALATGYDLLLGRTGLLSFGHALYFAAGSYATNVLLLEAGLPFALAAVLGLCFGVALALVLGSVSLRVTGIGFSMVTLAFAQAGSILVSRNPGGLTGGEEGRAAPAELLPSWLVGIGNTANLYWIALAYLVLTLAVVRWAVRSPTGRVWEGIKENERRVEVLGLKPYGFKLTAFVLAGALAAVGGLVHLLLTGGSTPQTTTSDFTLSLLVMVVLGGSGTRWGPMVGGILYTWADHRLGDLAGSGAVADLPAVLRVPLSQPLFLLGVLFVAVVHLLPGGLARLPSRLRRSREEKR, encoded by the coding sequence GTGAGCACCGCCACCACACCCGCACCCGCACCCGCCGCGGTCACCACCGCGCCGGAGCCGCCCCGGACCCGGCTGCTGCGCTGGTGGCCGGCCGGTGTCCTCGTGCTGCTGGCCGTCGCCCCCTACAGCGCGCTCCCCGTGCCCGGTCTGCTGGACGGCCCGGTCGGAAGCCCCGGCTCCCTGCAACTCCTCGCCACCTGCCTGTTGTTCGGCGCCCTCGCCACGGGGTACGACCTGCTTCTCGGCCGGACGGGTCTGCTCTCCTTCGGGCACGCCCTGTACTTCGCGGCGGGCAGCTACGCCACGAACGTGCTGCTGCTGGAGGCCGGGCTGCCGTTCGCGCTCGCGGCCGTGCTGGGGCTGTGCTTCGGCGTCGCGCTCGCCCTGGTCCTGGGGTCGGTGAGCCTGCGGGTCACCGGCATCGGCTTCTCGATGGTGACGCTCGCCTTCGCCCAGGCCGGCTCGATCCTCGTCTCCCGCAACCCGGGCGGTCTCACCGGCGGCGAGGAGGGGCGGGCGGCCCCGGCGGAGCTCCTGCCTTCCTGGCTGGTCGGCATCGGCAATACCGCGAACCTCTACTGGATCGCCCTCGCCTACCTCGTCCTCACCCTGGCCGTGGTCCGGTGGGCGGTGCGCTCCCCCACCGGCCGGGTCTGGGAGGGCATCAAGGAGAACGAACGCAGGGTCGAGGTGCTGGGCCTGAAACCGTACGGCTTCAAGCTGACGGCCTTCGTGCTGGCCGGGGCGCTGGCGGCGGTCGGCGGGCTCGTCCACCTGCTGCTCACCGGTGGCTCCACCCCCCAGACCACGACCTCGGACTTCACCCTGTCGCTGCTCGTGATGGTGGTGCTCGGCGGATCGGGCACCCGCTGGGGTCCGATGGTCGGCGGCATCCTCTACACCTGGGCCGACCACAGGCTCGGCGACCTGGCGGGGTCGGGTGCCGTGGCCGACCTGCCCGCGGTCCTGCGCGTGCCGCTCTCCCAGCCGCTGTTCCTGCTCGGGGTGCTGTTCGTGGCCGTGGTACACCTGCTGCCGGGCGGCCTGGCCCGCCTGCCGTCCCGTCTGCGCCGGTCCCGTGAGGAGAAACGATGA
- a CDS encoding branched-chain amino acid ABC transporter permease gives MSTIVLLTMTGLGLGALYFLIASGLSLIFGLMDVLNFAHGALLSIGAYGTWWAASGNLPGAGPGGWGFALAVLFGTAVGTLAAAVLELAVVRPLYTRPREQVLATVGVGLAVPALLSGIWGSDARTFPGPEALSGTFGLLGAEVPVNRLVLIAAAVLVLLALRVFLGRTRHGLVVRAGVEDRAMVTALGIDVRKAFTLVFAIGGCVAALGGALGGLYFGSVDPRQGTSLLIFAFVVVVTGGMGSVTGAAVAAVVIGLVQQFANYYTAAGLGDLAVVVLLAALLLFRPRGLTGRLA, from the coding sequence ATGTCCACCATCGTGCTGCTCACCATGACCGGACTCGGTCTGGGTGCGCTCTACTTCCTCATCGCGTCGGGCCTCTCCCTGATCTTCGGCCTGATGGACGTGCTCAACTTCGCCCACGGGGCGCTGCTCTCGATCGGCGCGTACGGGACCTGGTGGGCCGCGTCCGGCAACCTGCCCGGCGCGGGGCCCGGCGGATGGGGGTTCGCCCTGGCCGTCCTGTTCGGGACGGCGGTGGGCACGCTGGCCGCCGCGGTCCTGGAACTGGCCGTCGTACGCCCGCTCTACACCCGGCCGCGTGAGCAGGTGCTCGCGACGGTCGGGGTGGGGCTCGCCGTGCCCGCCCTGCTGTCCGGCATCTGGGGTTCGGACGCCCGGACCTTCCCCGGGCCCGAGGCCCTGTCCGGCACCTTCGGGCTGCTGGGCGCCGAAGTGCCCGTCAACCGGCTGGTGCTGATCGCGGCGGCGGTCCTCGTCCTCCTCGCGCTGCGGGTGTTCCTCGGCCGCACCCGGCACGGCCTCGTCGTGCGCGCCGGGGTCGAGGACCGCGCGATGGTGACGGCGCTGGGCATCGACGTCCGCAAGGCGTTCACCCTGGTCTTCGCGATCGGCGGCTGCGTGGCCGCGCTCGGCGGGGCTCTCGGCGGGCTGTACTTCGGCTCGGTCGACCCCCGGCAGGGCACCTCGCTCCTGATCTTCGCGTTCGTCGTCGTGGTCACCGGTGGCATGGGTTCGGTGACCGGCGCCGCAGTGGCGGCCGTCGTCATCGGCCTGGTCCAGCAGTTCGCCAACTACTACACCGCAGCGGGCCTCGGCGACCTGGCGGTCGTCGTCCTGCTCGCCGCGCTGCTGCTGTTCCGGCCGCGCGGACTGACCGGGAGGCTCGCGTGA
- a CDS encoding ABC transporter ATP-binding protein gives MTTPEPALLTVRDLRVLIGGRHILHGVDLEVARHGVTALLGRNGAGKTTTVRGILGLVPRAGSVRLDGEETVGMATHTLVRRGIGYAPEDRGIFAGLTVAENLRLAERRGAEGPAYGLVHELFPELKRRETQLAGTLSGGQQQMVAIGRTLLNGNRLIIADEPTKGLAPKVVTEVTRVLERAAEAVPVLLVEQNLAVVRRLALRCVVLADGRTAHRGDAAALLGDARATRELLGVGRGPLATHTAEADS, from the coding sequence GTGACGACACCCGAACCCGCCCTGCTCACCGTGCGGGACCTGCGGGTCCTCATAGGCGGCCGGCACATTCTGCACGGCGTGGACCTGGAGGTCGCCCGCCACGGCGTGACCGCTCTGCTCGGCCGCAACGGGGCGGGCAAGACCACGACCGTGCGCGGCATCCTCGGTCTCGTGCCCCGCGCCGGAAGCGTGCGCCTCGACGGCGAGGAGACCGTGGGGATGGCCACCCACACCCTGGTCCGCCGCGGCATCGGTTACGCCCCCGAGGACCGGGGGATCTTCGCGGGCCTCACGGTCGCCGAGAACCTGCGCCTGGCGGAGCGCCGCGGCGCGGAGGGCCCGGCGTACGGACTGGTCCATGAACTCTTCCCCGAACTGAAGCGCCGGGAGACGCAGTTGGCCGGCACCCTGTCCGGCGGCCAGCAGCAGATGGTGGCCATCGGGCGGACCCTGCTCAACGGCAACCGGCTGATCATCGCCGACGAGCCCACCAAGGGCCTGGCACCCAAGGTGGTCACCGAGGTGACCCGGGTCCTGGAGCGTGCCGCCGAGGCCGTCCCCGTGCTCCTGGTCGAGCAGAACCTCGCCGTCGTACGCCGGCTCGCCCTGCGGTGCGTGGTCCTCGCCGACGGCCGGACGGCCCACCGGGGCGACGCGGCCGCACTGCTGGGCGACGCACGCGCCACGCGCGAACTGCTCGGCGTGGGCCGCGGCCCGCTCGCCACACACACCGCGGAGGCGGATTCCTGA
- a CDS encoding ABC transporter ATP-binding protein: MTATGTATERDDGTRTGAPVLRLDGLGWRVGGATIVEDVTLDVREGEFLAFIGPNGAGKTSLFNLISGIVRPTAGTLSLDGADLTRAPVHTRARRGIGRTFQTSSLWPGMTVAEHVRLAAQAAHGGSHRLWRRASPYPAEVAGVLERTGLGHRAGVTAAELSHGEKRKLELAVLLVGEPRLMLLDEPMAGVSAEEVPALTELIRTLHREEGRTVLMVEHHMDVLLGLADRLAVMHHGSLLALDTPAAVTADPVVQQAYLGEGL, from the coding sequence GTGACGGCGACCGGCACCGCCACGGAGCGGGACGACGGGACGCGCACGGGCGCCCCGGTGCTTCGGCTGGACGGCCTGGGCTGGCGCGTCGGCGGGGCGACCATCGTCGAGGACGTCACCCTCGACGTCCGGGAGGGCGAGTTCCTCGCCTTCATCGGTCCCAACGGGGCGGGCAAGACCTCCCTGTTCAACCTGATCAGCGGGATCGTCCGGCCCACCGCGGGCACCCTCTCGCTGGACGGCGCTGACCTGACGCGAGCACCCGTCCACACCCGGGCCCGGCGCGGGATCGGCCGGACGTTCCAGACGTCCAGCCTCTGGCCGGGGATGACGGTGGCCGAGCACGTGCGGCTGGCCGCACAGGCCGCGCACGGCGGATCGCACCGGCTGTGGCGGCGGGCCTCGCCGTACCCGGCCGAGGTGGCCGGCGTCCTGGAGCGCACCGGGCTCGGGCACCGCGCCGGGGTCACGGCCGCCGAGCTGTCGCACGGTGAGAAGCGGAAGCTCGAACTCGCGGTGCTGCTGGTGGGCGAGCCCCGGCTGATGCTGCTCGACGAGCCCATGGCCGGGGTGAGCGCCGAGGAGGTGCCGGCCCTCACCGAGCTGATCCGCACCCTGCACCGCGAGGAGGGCCGCACCGTGCTCATGGTCGAGCACCACATGGACGTCCTGCTGGGCCTCGCGGACCGGCTCGCCGTGATGCACCACGGCAGCCTGCTGGCTCTGGACACGCCCGCGGCGGTGACGGCGGACCCGGTCGTCCAGCAGGCCTACCTCGGGGAGGGACTGTGA
- a CDS encoding substrate-binding domain-containing protein, with protein MRRRAVGTVQRSTLTTAALCAAGLLMVGCTAAGQAGSGSESGKDGDGSVKVGLVYSRTGLLAAYGKQYRAGFMAGLDYATKGTGKAGGHTIEVTEQDDAGDPGKAVSAAKNLIGKGYKVLAGTTDSGVALQMAPLAAQNKVLYVNGPAATDALTGVNDYTFRSGRQSYQDILTAGTMLGDPKGKKVTVLAQDSTFGQANVAAVKAVLGARGATVGSVLAPPSATDLTPFARQVKAGGPDLVFVAWAGATAPALWTALDQQGVLTAGKVVTGLAGTASYPVFGKAGAKVSFLAHYFPGAGGGNAVEKAMLDRVEKAGGTPDLFTPDGFTAAQMVVRAVEEGGATDTAAMVKALEGWSFDGVKGKERIRAEDHALVQPMFVARLKGTGAAALPELVSTQPADAVAPPAKPSAG; from the coding sequence ATGCGTCGCAGAGCCGTAGGCACCGTCCAGAGAAGCACCCTGACCACGGCCGCGCTCTGCGCCGCGGGTCTGCTGATGGTGGGCTGCACCGCCGCCGGGCAGGCGGGCAGCGGGTCCGAGTCCGGCAAGGACGGCGACGGCAGTGTGAAGGTGGGCCTCGTCTACTCCCGCACGGGACTGCTCGCCGCGTACGGGAAGCAGTACCGCGCCGGCTTCATGGCGGGCCTCGACTACGCCACGAAGGGCACCGGCAAGGCGGGCGGCCACACGATCGAGGTCACCGAGCAGGACGACGCGGGAGACCCCGGCAAGGCGGTGTCCGCCGCGAAGAACCTGATCGGCAAGGGCTACAAGGTGCTGGCGGGCACCACCGACTCCGGTGTGGCCCTCCAGATGGCCCCGCTCGCCGCCCAGAACAAGGTGCTCTACGTCAACGGCCCCGCCGCCACGGACGCCCTGACCGGGGTCAACGACTACACCTTCCGCTCGGGCCGGCAGTCCTACCAGGACATCCTCACCGCGGGCACCATGCTCGGGGACCCCAAGGGCAAGAAGGTCACCGTCCTCGCGCAGGACTCCACCTTCGGACAGGCCAACGTCGCAGCCGTCAAGGCGGTCCTCGGCGCCCGGGGGGCGACGGTCGGGTCGGTCCTGGCCCCGCCCAGCGCCACCGACCTGACCCCCTTCGCCCGGCAGGTCAAGGCCGGCGGGCCCGACCTGGTCTTCGTCGCCTGGGCCGGTGCGACCGCGCCCGCCCTGTGGACGGCGCTCGACCAGCAGGGCGTGCTGACGGCCGGCAAGGTCGTCACGGGCCTGGCGGGCACGGCCTCCTACCCCGTGTTCGGGAAGGCGGGCGCGAAGGTCTCCTTCCTGGCGCACTACTTCCCGGGTGCGGGCGGTGGCAACGCCGTGGAGAAGGCGATGCTCGACCGCGTCGAGAAGGCGGGCGGCACCCCCGACCTGTTCACCCCCGACGGCTTCACCGCGGCGCAGATGGTGGTGCGCGCGGTCGAGGAGGGCGGTGCCACCGACACCGCCGCCATGGTGAAGGCCCTGGAGGGCTGGAGCTTCGACGGGGTGAAGGGCAAGGAACGGATCCGGGCCGAGGACCACGCGCTGGTGCAGCCGATGTTCGTGGCGCGGCTGAAGGGCACCGGCGCCGCCGCACTGCCCGAACTGGTCAGCACGCAGCCGGCCGACGCCGTGGCGCCGCCCGCCAAGCCCTCGGCGGGCTGA
- a CDS encoding TetR family transcriptional regulator: protein MTAEARPAASPLTARQEARRRRILQAGAQLAGRGGFEAVQMREVADAAGVALGTLYRYFPSKVHLLVAVMHDQLQQLQITLRRRPPAGDDAGRRVAETLMRAFRALQRDPHLADAMVRALTFADRGVSPEVDAVSRLTTAIVLDAMGIDDPTQEQLSVVRVIGHTWHSALITWLSGRESIAQVRRDIETVCGLIGRTADAR from the coding sequence ATGACAGCGGAAGCCAGGCCTGCAGCGAGTCCCCTGACGGCACGCCAGGAGGCCCGCCGCCGCCGCATCCTCCAGGCCGGCGCCCAGCTGGCCGGGCGGGGCGGCTTCGAGGCGGTGCAGATGCGCGAGGTCGCCGACGCCGCCGGGGTCGCCCTCGGCACGCTCTACCGCTACTTCCCCTCCAAGGTCCATCTTCTGGTCGCGGTGATGCACGACCAGCTCCAGCAGTTGCAGATCACCCTGCGCAGGCGCCCGCCGGCGGGCGACGACGCCGGCCGGCGGGTCGCCGAGACCCTGATGCGCGCCTTCCGCGCGCTCCAGCGCGATCCGCACCTGGCCGACGCCATGGTGCGGGCGCTCACCTTCGCCGACCGCGGGGTGAGCCCCGAGGTGGACGCGGTGTCCCGGCTCACCACGGCGATCGTGCTGGATGCCATGGGGATCGACGACCCGACGCAGGAGCAGTTGTCCGTGGTCCGCGTCATCGGGCACACCTGGCATTCGGCACTGATCACCTGGCTCTCGGGGCGTGAGTCGATCGCCCAGGTGAGGCGGGACATCGAGACGGTGTGCGGGCTGATCGGCCGGACGGCCGACGCCCGCTGA
- a CDS encoding glycosyltransferase family 4 protein — translation MTAEAIETGPFAGGGVSGTDGDRPLRIALLTYKGNPFCGGQGVYVRHLGRELARLGHSVEVIGAQPYPVLDEGVPLTELPSLDLYRQPDPFRTPGRGEYRDWIDAAEVATMWTGGFPEPLTFSLRARRHLLARRGDFDVVHDNQTLGYGLLGDLGAPLVTTIHHPITVDRQLDLDAAGSRRRRVSVRRWYAFTRMQKRVARRLPSVLTVSGSSQQEIVEHLGVRRDRVHVVHIGADTDLWSPDPSVAEIPGRIVTTSSADVPLKGLVHLVEALAKLRTENPAAHLVVVGKRAEDGPVAQAIERYGLRDAVEFVKGISDAELVDLVRSAEVACVPSLYEGFSLPAAEAMATGTPLVATTGGAIPEVTGPDGETCLAVPPGDAGALAAALGRLLGDRELRARLGQAGRARVLARFTWARAALGTVDLYRQSIAARGARR, via the coding sequence GTGACCGCTGAGGCCATAGAGACAGGCCCCTTCGCGGGCGGTGGCGTATCGGGTACCGACGGTGACCGGCCGTTGCGCATCGCACTCCTGACCTACAAGGGCAACCCCTTCTGCGGCGGCCAGGGCGTCTACGTCCGCCACCTCGGCCGCGAACTCGCCCGGCTCGGCCACAGCGTCGAAGTGATCGGTGCCCAGCCCTACCCCGTACTCGACGAGGGCGTCCCGCTCACCGAACTGCCGAGCCTGGACCTCTACCGCCAGCCCGACCCGTTCCGCACCCCCGGACGCGGCGAGTACCGGGACTGGATCGACGCCGCCGAGGTCGCCACCATGTGGACCGGCGGCTTCCCGGAGCCCCTGACCTTCAGCCTGCGGGCGCGCCGCCATCTCCTCGCCAGACGAGGCGACTTCGACGTCGTGCACGACAACCAGACGCTCGGCTACGGCCTGCTGGGCGACCTCGGCGCCCCCCTCGTCACCACGATCCACCACCCCATCACCGTGGACCGGCAACTCGACCTGGACGCCGCCGGATCCAGGCGACGGCGCGTCTCCGTGCGCCGCTGGTACGCCTTCACGCGCATGCAGAAGCGCGTCGCCCGCCGCCTGCCGTCCGTCCTCACCGTCTCCGGCTCCTCCCAGCAGGAGATCGTCGAGCACCTCGGAGTGCGCCGGGACCGCGTCCACGTCGTGCACATCGGGGCCGACACCGACCTCTGGTCCCCCGACCCCTCGGTCGCCGAGATCCCCGGACGGATCGTCACCACCTCCAGCGCCGACGTCCCGCTGAAGGGCCTCGTGCACCTCGTCGAGGCACTCGCCAAGCTCCGCACCGAGAACCCCGCGGCGCACCTCGTGGTCGTCGGCAAGCGGGCCGAGGACGGCCCCGTCGCCCAGGCCATCGAGCGCTACGGGCTGAGGGACGCCGTGGAGTTCGTCAAGGGCATCAGCGACGCCGAACTCGTCGACCTCGTCCGCAGCGCCGAGGTCGCCTGCGTCCCCTCGCTGTACGAGGGCTTCTCCCTTCCCGCGGCCGAGGCCATGGCCACCGGCACCCCGCTGGTGGCCACCACCGGCGGTGCGATCCCCGAGGTCACGGGACCCGACGGGGAGACCTGCCTCGCCGTGCCGCCCGGCGACGCCGGCGCCCTCGCCGCGGCGCTCGGCCGGCTCCTCGGCGACCGCGAACTCCGCGCCCGCCTCGGCCAGGCGGGCCGCGCCCGGGTGCTGGCCCGCTTCACCTGGGCCCGCGCCGCTCTCGGCACCGTCGACCTGTACCGTCAGTCGATCGCCGCCCGGGGAGCCCGCAGGTGA